Proteins from a genomic interval of Antedon mediterranea chromosome 5, ecAntMedi1.1, whole genome shotgun sequence:
- the LOC140050285 gene encoding uncharacterized protein isoform X2 — MVDVLNSSKDFSKLVLKTRKSKQMEFLQMKANNVMKYFMSQKILLLDRLDTLEGSLQKMLEETIATRSNEFDAHKQSIDVLNRKLEKLEERMLLHDGIVSDNSNNQQNISKSMDLQNKLQNLVSEYAELNNTINNHTVEEVNIELVSEGELKFKLTGLPSGESVASQYACNCNSLQVETCNISLEECRYHCYMANKGKSLGQPNISSKSIKNMFTNYEIQRNMNNKPDKNQPTSLVQNNDSPPASEQQANYGFSFGNQLKDDKPVFKSQENPSEFGRPAVFGNEQSSGNLQQVSFRGNQQTEIENHVGSLPSQGRGVFTTQPSQHISGFGGQPPQSSGLFGGQPPQSSGLFGGQPPQSSGLFGGQPSQGSGLFGGQPSQGPGVFGQTSQSSGSFGGQPSQGTGVFGGQPSQGPGVFGGQPSQGSGLFGGQPSQGSGLFGGQPSQGSGLFGGQPPQGPGVFGGQPSQGPGVFVQTSQSSGSFGGQPSQGTVVFGGQPSQGPGVFGGQPSQGSGLFGGQPSQGSGLFGGQPPQGPGVFGGQPSQGSGLFGGQSSQGPGVFGGQPSQGSGLFGGQPSQGSGLFGGQPSQGPGVFGGQTSQGSGLFGGQPSQGSGLFGGQPSQGSGLFGGQTSQGSGLFGGQPSQGSGLFGEQPSQCSGLFGGHPPQSSGLFGGQPSQGPGVFGGQPSQGTGVFGGQPSQGTGVLGGQAAQGTGVFGGQAAQGTGVFGGQASSSGVGLGSQSAIIGPSAFGNAFKTSSGTQGFGNQQSMLLGNQQISVTSTIGNEPASGFSFGGQPTIGPSKFVSVSKTSSDAQKADITQYSTNTSPFGNQTSVTSTIGNKPASGFSFGGQPTIGPSKFGSFPKTSSDSTNASPFGNQPTSVTSTIGNEPTSGFSFGGQPTIGPSKFVSVSKTSSDAQKADITQYSTNTSPFGNQTSVTSTIGKKPASGFSFGGQPTIGPSKFGSFPKTSSDSTNASPFGNQPTSVTSTIGNKPASGFSFGGQPTFGPAKFGSFSRTSSDSQKVETQYSTNTDLVTTGSKRSSNVSPVENVLGHTEQDTGLSFENLSMSGTSVFGCSSKTSIGDSQFGIKSTSVTSNQGFGLIGSHSDSSPSAGSSVNSPFENKPGTSGCLMKQEVSSTATSGNNTSIGTTSVFGRQKSISAGKASCEASSVTGNQQAFESTSTQVVEVAKRIIKLNPTEVPSIKKEVEEDEGKNEQTFKVEEENI; from the exons ATGGTTGATGTTTTAAATTCAAGTAAGGATTTTTCAAAACTCGTTTTGAAAACaagaaaatcaaaacaaatgGAG TTTTTACAGATGAAGGCCAACAATGTAATGAAGTATTTTATGAGTCAGAAGATTCTACTGTTGGATCGGTTAGACACACTAGAAGGAAGCTTACAAAAGATGTTAGAAGAAACCATAGCAACAAGGAGTAATGAATTTGATGCACACAAACAATCTATTGATGTTTTAAACAGGAAATTAGAAAAGCTGGAGGAAAGAATGTTGTTGCATGATGGGATAGTGTCTGACAATTCCAATAATCAACAG AACATCTCTAAATCAATGGATTTGCAAAACAA ACTGCAAAACCTTGTCAGTGAATATGCAGAACTAAACAACACAATTAACAATCACACTGTAGAAGAAGTCAACATAGAACTTGTAAGTGAGGGAGAACTGAAATTCAAGTTGACAGGACTCCCCTCAG gcgaAAGTGTTGCATCACAATATGCTTGTAACTGCAACAGCTTGCAAGTAGAG actTGCAACATTAGTTTGGAG GAGTGTCGTTATCATTGTTATATGGCAAATAAAGGAAAATCACTCGGTCAACCAAACATTTCATCAAAAAGCattaaaaacatgtttacaaATTATGAAATACAAAGAAATATGAACAATAAACCTGATAAAAATCAACCCACTTCTCTGGTTCAAAATAATGATTCACCTCCGGCATCTGAACAACAAGCCAATTATGGCTTTAGTTTTGGAAATCAGCTAAAAGATGACAAACCAGTCTTTAAAAGTCAAGAAAATCCTTCTGAATTTGGTCGACCTGCAGTGTTTGGAAACGAACAATCTTCTGGAAATTTGCAACAAGTGTCATTTAGAGGAAACCAGCAAACAGAAATTGAAAATCATGTTGGAAGTCTACCTTCACAAGGGAGAGGTGTCTTCACAACTCAGCCATCACAACATATTAGTGGATTTGGAGGGCAACCACCACAAAGCTCTGGCTTATTTGGAGGGCAACCACCACAAAGCTCTGGCTTATTTGGAGGGCAACCACCACAAAGCTCTGGCTTATTCGGAGGGCAACCATCTCAAGGTTCTGGCTTATTTGGAGGGCAACCATCACAAGGACCTGGTGTATTTGGTCAGACATCACAAAGCTCTGGTTCATTTGGAGGGCAACCATCACAAGGAACTGGGGTATTTGGAGGGCAACCATCACAAGGACCTGGTGTATTTGGAGGGCAACCATCTCAAGGTTCTGGCTTATTTGGAGGGCAACCATCTCAAGGTTCTGGCTTATTTGGAGGGCAACCATCTCAAGGTTCTGGCTTATTTGGAGGGCAACCACCACAAGGACCTGGTGTATTTGGAGGGCAACCATCACAAGGACCTGGTGTATTTGTTCAGACATCACAAAGCTCTGGTTCATTTGGAGGGCAACCATCACAAGGAACTGTGGTATTTGGAGGGCAACCATCACAAGGACCTGGTGTATTTGGAGGGCAACCATCTCAAGGTTCTGGCTTATTTGGAGGGCAACCATCTCAAGGTTCTGGCTTATTTGGAGGGCAACCACCACAAGGACCTGGTGTATTTGGAGGGCAACCATCTCAAGGTTCTGGCTTATTTGGAGGGCAATCATCACAAGGACCTGGTGTATTTGGAGGGCAACCATCTCAAGGTTCTGGCTTATTTGGAGGGCAACCATCACAAGGTTCTGGCTTATTTGGAGGACAACCATCTCAAGGACCTGGTGTATTTGGAGGGCAAACATCTCAAGGTTCTGGCTTATTTGGAGGGCAACCATCTCAAGGTTCTGGCTTATTTGGAGGGCAACCATCTCAAGGTTCTGGCTTATTTGGAGGGCAAACATCTCAAGGTTCTGGCTTATTTGGAGGGCAACCATCTCAAGGTTCTGGCTTATTTGGAGAGCAACCATCTCAATGTTCTGGCTTATTTGGAGGGCATCCACCACAAAGCTCTGGCTTATTTGGAGGGCAACCATCACAAGGACCTGGTGTATTTGGAGGGCAACCATCACAAGGAACTGGTGTATTTGGAGGGCAACCATCACAAGGAACTGGTGTATTAGGAGGTCAGGCAGCACAAGGAACTGGTGTATTTGGAGGTCAGGCAGCACAAGGAACTGGTGTATTTGGAGGTCAGGCATCATCTTCTGGGGTAGGACTTGGAAGTCAATCTGCTATAATAGGTCCTTCTGCATTTGGAAATGCATTTAAAACCAGTAGTGGTACTCAAGGGTTTGGGAACCAACAATCTATGTTACTTGGAAATCAACAAATATCAGTAACCTCTACCATTGGCAATGAACCAGCTTCAGGTTTCTCATTTGGTGGTCAACCAACAATTGGTCCCTCTAAATTCGTAAGTGTTTCAAAAACCAGCAGTGATGCTCAAAAAGCCGACATAACCCAATATTCCACCAACACCTCTCCATTTGGAAATCAAACATCAGTAACCTCCACCATTGGCAATAAACCAGCTTCAGGTTTCTCATTTGGAGGTCAACCTACAATTGGTCCCTCTAAATTTGGAAGTTTTCCAAAAACCAGCAGTGATTCCACCAACGCCTCTCCATTTGGAAATCAACCAACATCAGTAACCTCTACCATTGGCAATGAACCAACTTCAGGTTTCTCATTTGGTGGTCAACCAACAATTGGTCCCTCTAAATTTGTAAGTGTTTCAAAAACCAGCAGTGATGCTCAAAAGGCCGACATAACCCAATATTCCACCAACACCTCTCCATTTGGAAATCAAACATCAGTAACCTCCACCATTGGCAAAAAACCAGCTTCAGGTTTCTCATTTGGAGGTCAACCTACAATTGGTCCCTCTAAATTTGGAAGTTTTCCAAAAACCAGCAGTGATTCCACCAACGCCTCTCCATTTGGAAATCAACCAACATCAGTAACCTCTACCATTGGCAATAAACCAGCTTCAGGTTTCTCATTTGGAGGTCAGCCAACATTTGGTCCTGCCAAATTTGGAAGTTTTTCAAGAACTAGCAGTGATTCTCAAAAGGTAGAAACCCAATATTCCACCAACACGGATTTAGTAACAACAGGTAGCAAACGTTCTTCTAATGTCTCTCCAGTAGAAAATGTACTTGGTCATACTGAACAAGATACAGGTTTGTCATTTGAAAATCTATCAATGTCTGGTACATCTGTATTTGGATGTTCTTCAAAAACCAGTATTGGCGACTCTCAATTTGGAATAAAATCAACATCTGTAACTTCCAACCAAGGATTTGGTTTAATCGGAAGTCATTCAGATTCTAGTCCATCTGCAGGTTCTTCAGTTAACTCTCCTTTTGAAAATAAACCTGGAACCTCTGGTTGTTTGATGAAGCAAGAAGTATCCAGTACTGCTACTTCTGGAAACAACACATCAATTGGTACCACTTCTGTATTTGGTCGTCAGAAATCAATTTCTGCTGGTAAGGCGTCATGTGAAGCATCCTCTGTAACTGGAAATCAACAAGCTTTTGAAAGCACCTCTACACAAGTAGTAGAAGTTGCTAAACggataataaaattaaatcctACTG
- the LOC140050285 gene encoding uncharacterized protein isoform X1, protein MKVITCSVCFGSNSASIILGCCHSICRKCALDEVSSKQFLRKSIAKDSSFACPKCNKSTKTQDGIDLTFKVITDIFEAPISPTKSKDKMESFPTKDFPSVLTHQQASQDATTDVQGRSNVYENVKIENAEMPVKFHQNISGKMTTKSRSSSMVDVLNSSKDFSKLVLKTRKSKQMEFLQMKANNVMKYFMSQKILLLDRLDTLEGSLQKMLEETIATRSNEFDAHKQSIDVLNRKLEKLEERMLLHDGIVSDNSNNQQNISKSMDLQNKLQNLVSEYAELNNTINNHTVEEVNIELVSEGELKFKLTGLPSGESVASQYACNCNSLQVETCNISLEECRYHCYMANKGKSLGQPNISSKSIKNMFTNYEIQRNMNNKPDKNQPTSLVQNNDSPPASEQQANYGFSFGNQLKDDKPVFKSQENPSEFGRPAVFGNEQSSGNLQQVSFRGNQQTEIENHVGSLPSQGRGVFTTQPSQHISGFGGQPPQSSGLFGGQPPQSSGLFGGQPPQSSGLFGGQPSQGSGLFGGQPSQGPGVFGQTSQSSGSFGGQPSQGTGVFGGQPSQGPGVFGGQPSQGSGLFGGQPSQGSGLFGGQPSQGSGLFGGQPPQGPGVFGGQPSQGPGVFVQTSQSSGSFGGQPSQGTVVFGGQPSQGPGVFGGQPSQGSGLFGGQPSQGSGLFGGQPPQGPGVFGGQPSQGSGLFGGQSSQGPGVFGGQPSQGSGLFGGQPSQGSGLFGGQPSQGPGVFGGQTSQGSGLFGGQPSQGSGLFGGQPSQGSGLFGGQTSQGSGLFGGQPSQGSGLFGEQPSQCSGLFGGHPPQSSGLFGGQPSQGPGVFGGQPSQGTGVFGGQPSQGTGVLGGQAAQGTGVFGGQAAQGTGVFGGQASSSGVGLGSQSAIIGPSAFGNAFKTSSGTQGFGNQQSMLLGNQQISVTSTIGNEPASGFSFGGQPTIGPSKFVSVSKTSSDAQKADITQYSTNTSPFGNQTSVTSTIGNKPASGFSFGGQPTIGPSKFGSFPKTSSDSTNASPFGNQPTSVTSTIGNEPTSGFSFGGQPTIGPSKFVSVSKTSSDAQKADITQYSTNTSPFGNQTSVTSTIGKKPASGFSFGGQPTIGPSKFGSFPKTSSDSTNASPFGNQPTSVTSTIGNKPASGFSFGGQPTFGPAKFGSFSRTSSDSQKVETQYSTNTDLVTTGSKRSSNVSPVENVLGHTEQDTGLSFENLSMSGTSVFGCSSKTSIGDSQFGIKSTSVTSNQGFGLIGSHSDSSPSAGSSVNSPFENKPGTSGCLMKQEVSSTATSGNNTSIGTTSVFGRQKSISAGKASCEASSVTGNQQAFESTSTQVVEVAKRIIKLNPTEVPSIKKEVEEDEGKNEQTFKVEEENI, encoded by the exons ATGAAAGTTATCACATGCAGTGTATGTTTCGGCTCCAACAGTGCCTCCATCATACTTGGTTGTTGTCACAGCATCTGCCGAAAATGTGCATTGGACGAAGTTAGCAGCAAACAATTTCTAAGGAAGTCTATAGCTAAAGATAGTTCATTTGCATGTCCAAAATGCAACAAATCAACAAAAACACAGGACGGGATTGACTTGACATTTAAAGTTATAACAGATATATTCGAGGCACCAATTTCCCCAACAA AATCGAAGGATAAAATGGAGAGTTTTCCAACTAAAGATTTTCCTTCCGTTTTAACTCATCAGCAAGCATCACAG GATGCTACTACTGATGTACAAGGTCGTTCAAACGTAtatgaaaatgttaaaattgaaAATGCAGAGATGCCTGttaaatttcatcaaaatataTCTGGAAAGATGACAACAAAG AGCAGAAGTTCCTCTATGGTTGATGTTTTAAATTCAAGTAAGGATTTTTCAAAACTCGTTTTGAAAACaagaaaatcaaaacaaatgGAG TTTTTACAGATGAAGGCCAACAATGTAATGAAGTATTTTATGAGTCAGAAGATTCTACTGTTGGATCGGTTAGACACACTAGAAGGAAGCTTACAAAAGATGTTAGAAGAAACCATAGCAACAAGGAGTAATGAATTTGATGCACACAAACAATCTATTGATGTTTTAAACAGGAAATTAGAAAAGCTGGAGGAAAGAATGTTGTTGCATGATGGGATAGTGTCTGACAATTCCAATAATCAACAG AACATCTCTAAATCAATGGATTTGCAAAACAA ACTGCAAAACCTTGTCAGTGAATATGCAGAACTAAACAACACAATTAACAATCACACTGTAGAAGAAGTCAACATAGAACTTGTAAGTGAGGGAGAACTGAAATTCAAGTTGACAGGACTCCCCTCAG gcgaAAGTGTTGCATCACAATATGCTTGTAACTGCAACAGCTTGCAAGTAGAG actTGCAACATTAGTTTGGAG GAGTGTCGTTATCATTGTTATATGGCAAATAAAGGAAAATCACTCGGTCAACCAAACATTTCATCAAAAAGCattaaaaacatgtttacaaATTATGAAATACAAAGAAATATGAACAATAAACCTGATAAAAATCAACCCACTTCTCTGGTTCAAAATAATGATTCACCTCCGGCATCTGAACAACAAGCCAATTATGGCTTTAGTTTTGGAAATCAGCTAAAAGATGACAAACCAGTCTTTAAAAGTCAAGAAAATCCTTCTGAATTTGGTCGACCTGCAGTGTTTGGAAACGAACAATCTTCTGGAAATTTGCAACAAGTGTCATTTAGAGGAAACCAGCAAACAGAAATTGAAAATCATGTTGGAAGTCTACCTTCACAAGGGAGAGGTGTCTTCACAACTCAGCCATCACAACATATTAGTGGATTTGGAGGGCAACCACCACAAAGCTCTGGCTTATTTGGAGGGCAACCACCACAAAGCTCTGGCTTATTTGGAGGGCAACCACCACAAAGCTCTGGCTTATTCGGAGGGCAACCATCTCAAGGTTCTGGCTTATTTGGAGGGCAACCATCACAAGGACCTGGTGTATTTGGTCAGACATCACAAAGCTCTGGTTCATTTGGAGGGCAACCATCACAAGGAACTGGGGTATTTGGAGGGCAACCATCACAAGGACCTGGTGTATTTGGAGGGCAACCATCTCAAGGTTCTGGCTTATTTGGAGGGCAACCATCTCAAGGTTCTGGCTTATTTGGAGGGCAACCATCTCAAGGTTCTGGCTTATTTGGAGGGCAACCACCACAAGGACCTGGTGTATTTGGAGGGCAACCATCACAAGGACCTGGTGTATTTGTTCAGACATCACAAAGCTCTGGTTCATTTGGAGGGCAACCATCACAAGGAACTGTGGTATTTGGAGGGCAACCATCACAAGGACCTGGTGTATTTGGAGGGCAACCATCTCAAGGTTCTGGCTTATTTGGAGGGCAACCATCTCAAGGTTCTGGCTTATTTGGAGGGCAACCACCACAAGGACCTGGTGTATTTGGAGGGCAACCATCTCAAGGTTCTGGCTTATTTGGAGGGCAATCATCACAAGGACCTGGTGTATTTGGAGGGCAACCATCTCAAGGTTCTGGCTTATTTGGAGGGCAACCATCACAAGGTTCTGGCTTATTTGGAGGACAACCATCTCAAGGACCTGGTGTATTTGGAGGGCAAACATCTCAAGGTTCTGGCTTATTTGGAGGGCAACCATCTCAAGGTTCTGGCTTATTTGGAGGGCAACCATCTCAAGGTTCTGGCTTATTTGGAGGGCAAACATCTCAAGGTTCTGGCTTATTTGGAGGGCAACCATCTCAAGGTTCTGGCTTATTTGGAGAGCAACCATCTCAATGTTCTGGCTTATTTGGAGGGCATCCACCACAAAGCTCTGGCTTATTTGGAGGGCAACCATCACAAGGACCTGGTGTATTTGGAGGGCAACCATCACAAGGAACTGGTGTATTTGGAGGGCAACCATCACAAGGAACTGGTGTATTAGGAGGTCAGGCAGCACAAGGAACTGGTGTATTTGGAGGTCAGGCAGCACAAGGAACTGGTGTATTTGGAGGTCAGGCATCATCTTCTGGGGTAGGACTTGGAAGTCAATCTGCTATAATAGGTCCTTCTGCATTTGGAAATGCATTTAAAACCAGTAGTGGTACTCAAGGGTTTGGGAACCAACAATCTATGTTACTTGGAAATCAACAAATATCAGTAACCTCTACCATTGGCAATGAACCAGCTTCAGGTTTCTCATTTGGTGGTCAACCAACAATTGGTCCCTCTAAATTCGTAAGTGTTTCAAAAACCAGCAGTGATGCTCAAAAAGCCGACATAACCCAATATTCCACCAACACCTCTCCATTTGGAAATCAAACATCAGTAACCTCCACCATTGGCAATAAACCAGCTTCAGGTTTCTCATTTGGAGGTCAACCTACAATTGGTCCCTCTAAATTTGGAAGTTTTCCAAAAACCAGCAGTGATTCCACCAACGCCTCTCCATTTGGAAATCAACCAACATCAGTAACCTCTACCATTGGCAATGAACCAACTTCAGGTTTCTCATTTGGTGGTCAACCAACAATTGGTCCCTCTAAATTTGTAAGTGTTTCAAAAACCAGCAGTGATGCTCAAAAGGCCGACATAACCCAATATTCCACCAACACCTCTCCATTTGGAAATCAAACATCAGTAACCTCCACCATTGGCAAAAAACCAGCTTCAGGTTTCTCATTTGGAGGTCAACCTACAATTGGTCCCTCTAAATTTGGAAGTTTTCCAAAAACCAGCAGTGATTCCACCAACGCCTCTCCATTTGGAAATCAACCAACATCAGTAACCTCTACCATTGGCAATAAACCAGCTTCAGGTTTCTCATTTGGAGGTCAGCCAACATTTGGTCCTGCCAAATTTGGAAGTTTTTCAAGAACTAGCAGTGATTCTCAAAAGGTAGAAACCCAATATTCCACCAACACGGATTTAGTAACAACAGGTAGCAAACGTTCTTCTAATGTCTCTCCAGTAGAAAATGTACTTGGTCATACTGAACAAGATACAGGTTTGTCATTTGAAAATCTATCAATGTCTGGTACATCTGTATTTGGATGTTCTTCAAAAACCAGTATTGGCGACTCTCAATTTGGAATAAAATCAACATCTGTAACTTCCAACCAAGGATTTGGTTTAATCGGAAGTCATTCAGATTCTAGTCCATCTGCAGGTTCTTCAGTTAACTCTCCTTTTGAAAATAAACCTGGAACCTCTGGTTGTTTGATGAAGCAAGAAGTATCCAGTACTGCTACTTCTGGAAACAACACATCAATTGGTACCACTTCTGTATTTGGTCGTCAGAAATCAATTTCTGCTGGTAAGGCGTCATGTGAAGCATCCTCTGTAACTGGAAATCAACAAGCTTTTGAAAGCACCTCTACACAAGTAGTAGAAGTTGCTAAACggataataaaattaaatcctACTG